A genome region from Akkermansiaceae bacterium includes the following:
- a CDS encoding cyclic beta 1-2 glucan synthetase → MNPGDRLPPAAEWMLDNFYLIEEQIQMARRHLPRGYCRELPRLSKGSSVGFPRVYDIVLELIRHVDAQIDAGPLGAFIDSYQAVDTLKLGELWAIPIMLRLALIENLQRIATRLTIAREDSELAGLWVSRLQEMAEKNPSGLVIIVADMAKAELHLSSSFVAEFSQRLSQYSPVLHLARTWLEHRLAEEGTSVEQLVHLDSQNQATDQVSVSHCIGSLRFLSAMDWKEFVETLSRVEGSLRSDAAGVYGEMDFATRDHYRHTVEAISRHSKYSETEVADLVVEMSNEGARKYGHGARTAHVGHYLVDKGRPMLERAAKVRWPLRHAIGRFIHDFPLTFYIGGIVLITLLAASGFIWQARLFGVNGWKLVLFSLLFLVGASQLAVALMNWLSTLVVKPRLLPRLDFFSGIPSECRTMVVVPTMLASPEGVDRLIESLEIHHLANRDPQLHFALLTDVRDAAEEVLEEDELLVTRARAGIEMLNRKYADGIDSRFFLFHRPRRWNVGEGLWMGYERKRGKLEEFNALLRGGSANCFSVVVGDVRILHSIKYVITLDTDTQLPRDAARRLVGTMVHPLNRPVFDQKRGVVAEGYGILQPRIGVSLPSARRSWFVRLFAGDAGIDPYTREVSDVYQDVFREGSFIGKGIYDVDAFQRAMSGRFPENTVLSHDLLEACHARSALVSDVEFYEVYPSRYNVDIDRRHRWIRGDWQITQWLLPRVPGPDARRIANPLSALSRWKIFDNLRRSLVPVALMLLILGAWLLLPDLGDVGTLVVVSMVILPGLLSALVNLARKPHDLPWAMHLRAVAVSCGRQVGQIFLTIAFLPYDAFISLDAIGKTLMRLLVTHKRLLEWRTSSDAEGDSRSDLAGFYITMWIAPAVSVAVGLFLFFVRSAELFTALPILGVWLAAPWIAWWISLPIESPTQALTAGQVGFLRNTARKTWHYFETFVTATENWLPPDNYQEVPVPTTATRTSPTNMGLALLANLAALDFGYLPAGGLIRRSHDTLATMQGLERYRGHFYNWYDTRTLQPLHPLYISSVDSGNLSGHLLVLGAGLRELAGAKTFTPVIFSGLRDTVRVLAELTGEGKKLEPLDAKLEAAPCNFRATYSLLLAVSDHASGLAASLAEEGEESVRWAQCLERECGEHLAEMLFLAPWLELPILGQTDGDPLPACEALGLSLGHVTTLQELAESGESFQSMTTAVSEEIAANPNRFRAGERDRLTELSRCLGESCDRARQRLESLEALAKQCDNLAAMDFAFLFDPARELFSVGFNVPANRCDLSFYDLLASEARLCSYVAIAMGQVPQDHWFSLGRLLVSLRGDPLLVSWSGSMFEYLMPLLVMPTYENTLLDHTYEAAVQQQIAYGKAHGIPWGVSESGYNRTDVLHNYQYHAFGVPGLGLKRGLAEDLVIAPYASAMALMVAPRESCENLQRLAADGLAGEYGFYEAVDYTPTRLPPGKTSATIQSYMVHHQGMSLLALDNLLLDDPMQRRFMACPMLKAADLLLQERVPKAVATVLADDSAPEAKRILYDERENVMRVFTNPSPPVPDVHLLSNGNYHVAISSAGGGYSRWRDLMVTRWHEDATRDCWGTFVYLRDPATGEVWSAAHQPTLQPTKGYEAIFKQSRAEFRHSHAEFDIHTEIIVSPEDDVELRRVTISNRSAVARLVELTSYAEVVLASPGADSAHPAFSNLFVQTEFAKESSAILCSRRGRSEDENPPLLLHMMVSHEGNVGEISCETDRTRFVGRGGTMARPAAMQSIDPLSNSVGSVLDPIVSLRRTISIPPNGNAVVTLVLGVAETRDAALAHVEKYQSLHMAERAFDLAWTHNLVTLHHLNVSETEAQLYGRLAGALIYADPARRANPGVLLDNKRGRNGLWSYGISGDSPIILLRISDMAKIELVRELIRAHSYWRMKGLTVDLVILHEDVSVYRQSLGDEITNLISSGTEAQMREKPGGIFVRSLEQVAHDDLILLQASARIVLDDEKGSLADQAEHRSLFEPVVPKLEITRQHSVVPAMPLPPRELIFENGHGGFTEDGHEYVITLQPGQTTPAPWVNVLANPDFGTVVSEAGSAYTWVENSHEFRLTPWSNDPVRDPTGEAFYIRDEETGRYWSPTQAPARGETPYVIRHGFGYTVFEHSENGIVSELWVYVAMDASVKFTVLKLKNVSGRPRRISVTGYWEWVLGELRPKSLLHVRTEVDFKTGALLARNFDNTEFPGRIVFLDVSDATRSVTGDRKEFIGRNGSLSHPAALKRARLSGRVGAGLDPCGAVQVTFDLPDGGERETTFRLGVGRNKAEVGEMIRRFRSADAGRKALEGVWSFWNRTLGAVNVDTPDPAVNVMANGWLLYQTLGCRLWGRTGFYQSGGAYGFRDQLQDVMALVHAQPALTREHLLRAAARQFREGDVQHWWHPPAGRGVRTHFSDDLLWLPYVTCHYVSTVADSGVLDEIIPFLEARPVKPDEEAYYDLPNRAEETGTLYQHCVRAIEKSFPLGSHGLPLIGCGDWNDGMNRVGEEGRGESVWLAFFLYDVLTRFAPLAHSRNDHAFAERCLAHAQLLQLNIEENAWDGDWYRRAYFDNGEPLGSRFNLECQIDSLPQSWSVISGAGDPSRSRLAMDSVDRRLVRRDDGLIQLFDPPFDKSPLNPGYIKAYIPGVRENGGQYTHGAIWAAMAFAKMGDGERAWELFSLLNPVHHGGTPEEIATYKVEPYVVAADVYAVAPHTGRGGWTWYTGSAAWMYRLLVDTLLGMKLEGDHLRLTPHLPKAWDSFKVHYRYRQTVYHITIRRVSGTSPATGSLTLDGKEIPGKSLPLCDDQREHFAEFRVPGRA, encoded by the coding sequence ATGAATCCCGGCGATCGCCTGCCACCGGCGGCCGAATGGATGTTGGACAATTTCTATCTCATCGAGGAGCAGATCCAAATGGCGCGGCGGCATCTGCCTCGCGGTTATTGCCGGGAATTGCCCCGCCTTTCGAAGGGTTCCTCCGTCGGATTCCCCCGAGTGTATGACATCGTGCTGGAGTTGATCCGGCATGTGGACGCGCAGATCGACGCCGGCCCGCTCGGTGCCTTCATCGACTCCTATCAGGCCGTGGATACGCTCAAGCTCGGCGAGCTGTGGGCGATTCCCATCATGCTGCGCCTTGCATTGATCGAGAATCTCCAGCGTATCGCCACCCGCTTGACCATCGCGCGCGAAGATAGCGAGCTGGCCGGTCTGTGGGTCTCCCGATTGCAGGAGATGGCGGAAAAGAACCCGTCCGGCCTGGTCATCATCGTGGCGGACATGGCGAAGGCCGAGCTGCATTTGTCCAGTTCCTTCGTGGCGGAATTCAGCCAACGTTTGTCACAATACAGTCCGGTTCTTCATCTGGCGCGCACCTGGCTTGAGCACCGCCTCGCTGAGGAGGGCACATCCGTCGAGCAACTGGTTCATCTCGATAGCCAGAATCAGGCGACCGACCAGGTTTCGGTGAGCCATTGCATCGGCAGCCTTCGTTTTCTAAGTGCGATGGATTGGAAGGAGTTCGTGGAGACATTGAGCCGGGTCGAGGGGTCTTTGCGATCGGATGCCGCCGGTGTTTACGGTGAAATGGACTTCGCCACACGGGATCACTACCGTCATACGGTCGAAGCCATCTCCCGGCACAGCAAGTATTCGGAAACCGAAGTCGCGGATCTGGTCGTGGAGATGTCCAACGAAGGTGCGCGGAAGTACGGGCACGGCGCACGGACCGCGCATGTCGGCCATTATCTGGTCGACAAGGGTCGGCCCATGTTGGAGAGGGCGGCGAAGGTGCGTTGGCCATTGCGCCATGCCATCGGGCGGTTCATCCATGATTTCCCCCTGACTTTCTATATCGGAGGCATCGTGTTGATCACCCTGCTGGCGGCGTCGGGTTTCATCTGGCAAGCCCGGTTGTTCGGGGTGAACGGTTGGAAACTGGTTCTTTTCAGCCTGCTGTTTCTCGTTGGTGCAAGCCAACTGGCAGTGGCATTGATGAACTGGCTATCCACCCTGGTGGTGAAACCCCGGCTGCTGCCGCGCCTCGATTTCTTTTCCGGCATTCCATCGGAATGCCGCACGATGGTCGTCGTTCCCACGATGCTTGCCAGTCCGGAGGGCGTGGATCGTCTGATAGAATCCTTGGAAATCCATCATCTCGCGAACCGGGACCCGCAGCTTCATTTCGCCCTGTTGACGGACGTCCGGGACGCTGCGGAGGAAGTGCTTGAGGAGGATGAGCTGCTGGTGACGCGGGCGCGTGCCGGGATCGAGATGCTCAACCGGAAGTATGCGGACGGGATCGACTCCCGGTTCTTCCTGTTTCATCGGCCGCGCCGCTGGAACGTCGGGGAAGGATTGTGGATGGGCTACGAACGAAAGCGCGGAAAGCTGGAGGAGTTCAACGCCCTGCTTCGCGGGGGTTCCGCGAATTGTTTTTCCGTGGTGGTGGGTGATGTCCGGATCCTGCATTCCATCAAATATGTAATCACGCTCGATACCGACACCCAGTTGCCGCGCGATGCGGCCAGGCGGCTTGTTGGCACGATGGTCCATCCATTGAACCGCCCGGTGTTCGATCAAAAGCGCGGTGTGGTCGCGGAAGGATATGGCATTCTCCAGCCGCGCATCGGCGTGAGTCTGCCGAGCGCCCGGAGGTCGTGGTTTGTCAGGCTCTTCGCCGGCGATGCGGGGATCGATCCCTACACGCGGGAGGTTTCCGACGTCTATCAGGACGTCTTCCGCGAGGGCTCGTTCATCGGCAAGGGGATCTATGATGTGGACGCCTTCCAGCGCGCGATGAGCGGGCGCTTTCCGGAAAACACCGTTCTCAGCCATGATCTTCTGGAGGCCTGCCATGCCCGCTCGGCGCTGGTCAGCGACGTGGAGTTCTACGAAGTGTATCCATCGCGCTACAACGTGGATATCGACCGGCGGCACCGCTGGATCCGTGGGGATTGGCAGATCACGCAATGGCTGCTGCCGCGGGTTCCCGGCCCAGATGCGCGGCGCATCGCCAATCCACTCTCCGCCCTTTCCCGATGGAAGATTTTCGACAACCTGCGGCGGAGTCTCGTTCCTGTGGCGCTGATGCTTTTGATTCTGGGCGCATGGCTTCTACTTCCCGACCTCGGAGACGTGGGGACTCTCGTGGTCGTTTCCATGGTCATTCTGCCGGGACTTCTGTCAGCCCTGGTCAATCTGGCCCGCAAGCCGCACGACTTGCCGTGGGCGATGCATCTGCGGGCGGTGGCAGTATCCTGCGGACGGCAAGTCGGCCAGATATTCCTCACCATTGCGTTTCTGCCTTACGACGCGTTCATCAGCCTGGATGCCATCGGAAAAACGCTGATGCGTTTGCTCGTGACGCACAAGCGCCTCCTCGAGTGGCGAACCTCGAGCGATGCCGAAGGAGACTCCCGATCGGATCTCGCCGGATTTTATATCACCATGTGGATCGCGCCCGCGGTCTCGGTGGCTGTCGGCCTTTTCCTGTTCTTCGTGCGATCGGCCGAGCTGTTCACGGCGCTGCCGATTCTGGGAGTATGGCTCGCCGCTCCGTGGATCGCATGGTGGATCAGCCTGCCCATTGAATCGCCGACACAGGCACTGACCGCAGGCCAGGTGGGTTTTCTGAGAAATACCGCCCGCAAGACATGGCACTACTTCGAAACGTTTGTCACCGCCACGGAGAACTGGCTGCCGCCGGACAACTATCAGGAGGTTCCGGTTCCGACAACCGCCACACGGACCTCTCCCACCAACATGGGACTGGCTCTGCTGGCGAATCTTGCCGCCCTTGATTTCGGCTATCTCCCGGCAGGCGGCCTGATCCGGCGCAGCCATGACACGCTCGCTACGATGCAGGGACTCGAGCGCTATCGCGGGCACTTCTACAACTGGTATGACACCCGCACGCTGCAACCGCTTCACCCGCTCTACATCTCGAGCGTGGACAGCGGAAATCTATCAGGCCATTTGCTGGTTCTCGGCGCCGGGCTCAGGGAGCTGGCCGGGGCGAAAACCTTTACTCCCGTGATCTTCTCGGGCCTGCGGGATACCGTGAGGGTGCTCGCGGAACTCACCGGCGAAGGAAAGAAATTGGAGCCGCTCGACGCGAAACTGGAAGCCGCACCTTGCAATTTCCGCGCCACATACTCGTTGTTACTGGCGGTGAGCGACCACGCCTCCGGCCTCGCCGCCTCGCTGGCGGAGGAAGGGGAGGAATCCGTGCGGTGGGCGCAATGCCTTGAGCGGGAATGCGGGGAGCACCTCGCGGAGATGTTGTTTCTTGCGCCATGGCTTGAGTTGCCAATCCTTGGGCAAACCGATGGCGATCCGCTCCCCGCATGCGAGGCGCTCGGGCTCAGTCTCGGCCACGTCACCACCTTGCAAGAGTTGGCCGAATCCGGTGAATCGTTCCAGTCCATGACCACCGCTGTGTCAGAGGAAATCGCAGCGAATCCGAATCGGTTCCGGGCGGGCGAACGCGATCGTCTCACCGAACTTTCCCGCTGTCTGGGTGAATCCTGCGACCGGGCACGCCAGCGTCTGGAGTCGCTGGAAGCCCTGGCGAAACAATGCGACAATCTGGCGGCGATGGATTTCGCATTCCTGTTCGATCCGGCCAGAGAGTTGTTTTCCGTTGGTTTCAACGTTCCCGCAAACCGGTGTGACCTCAGTTTCTATGACCTGCTGGCCTCGGAGGCGCGGCTGTGCAGCTACGTCGCCATCGCCATGGGGCAGGTTCCACAGGACCACTGGTTCTCGCTGGGTCGCCTGCTCGTTTCCCTGCGTGGCGACCCGTTGCTCGTTTCATGGAGTGGCTCGATGTTCGAATATCTGATGCCGCTGCTGGTCATGCCGACCTATGAAAACACCCTGCTGGATCATACCTACGAGGCGGCGGTCCAGCAACAGATCGCTTATGGAAAAGCACACGGCATCCCGTGGGGAGTTTCCGAATCCGGCTACAACCGGACGGATGTTCTGCACAACTATCAATACCATGCCTTCGGCGTGCCGGGTCTGGGATTGAAACGGGGGTTGGCCGAGGATCTGGTTATCGCCCCGTATGCCTCCGCCATGGCGCTCATGGTCGCGCCGCGGGAATCATGCGAAAACCTTCAGCGTCTGGCTGCCGACGGTCTTGCCGGCGAATACGGATTCTACGAAGCGGTGGACTACACGCCCACGCGGCTTCCGCCGGGCAAGACCAGCGCCACGATCCAATCCTACATGGTCCACCATCAGGGGATGAGCCTGCTCGCGCTGGACAACCTATTGCTTGATGATCCGATGCAACGGCGTTTCATGGCCTGCCCCATGCTCAAGGCCGCCGACCTGCTGTTGCAGGAACGCGTGCCCAAGGCGGTGGCGACGGTGTTGGCCGATGATTCGGCGCCTGAGGCCAAGCGAATCCTCTACGATGAACGTGAGAACGTGATGCGCGTGTTCACGAATCCCTCCCCACCGGTGCCGGATGTGCACCTGCTGTCGAACGGGAACTATCATGTCGCGATCAGCAGTGCGGGCGGAGGCTACAGCCGCTGGCGCGATCTCATGGTCACCCGCTGGCACGAGGATGCGACGCGCGATTGCTGGGGGACCTTTGTCTATCTGCGGGATCCCGCAACCGGGGAGGTATGGTCCGCCGCCCACCAACCCACATTGCAGCCGACGAAGGGCTATGAAGCGATCTTCAAGCAGTCGCGGGCCGAGTTCCGCCATTCGCATGCCGAATTCGACATTCACACGGAAATCATCGTGTCTCCGGAGGATGACGTGGAGTTGCGCCGCGTCACCATCAGCAACCGATCCGCGGTGGCGCGCCTGGTCGAGTTGACGAGTTATGCCGAGGTGGTGCTCGCGAGTCCGGGCGCGGACTCGGCGCACCCGGCATTCAGCAATCTGTTCGTGCAAACGGAATTCGCAAAGGAATCCTCCGCCATCCTCTGCTCCCGTCGCGGCCGTTCCGAGGATGAGAATCCCCCTTTGTTGCTGCACATGATGGTGAGTCACGAGGGCAATGTGGGGGAAATTTCCTGCGAAACCGATCGCACCAGGTTCGTCGGCCGGGGCGGCACCATGGCGCGTCCGGCAGCCATGCAGAGCATTGATCCGCTTTCCAACAGCGTTGGTTCCGTGCTCGATCCCATCGTTTCCCTGCGGCGCACGATCTCGATCCCCCCGAATGGAAACGCCGTCGTCACCCTGGTTCTGGGGGTCGCCGAAACCCGTGACGCCGCACTGGCCCATGTGGAAAAGTATCAGAGCCTCCACATGGCCGAACGTGCCTTCGATTTGGCATGGACGCACAATCTGGTCACCCTGCACCATCTCAATGTATCCGAAACGGAAGCCCAGCTCTACGGGCGTCTCGCCGGAGCGTTGATCTACGCGGATCCCGCCAGGCGCGCGAACCCCGGTGTCCTGCTCGACAACAAGCGGGGCAGGAACGGACTCTGGAGTTATGGCATATCGGGTGATTCACCGATCATCCTGCTCCGCATCAGCGACATGGCGAAGATCGAACTCGTCCGCGAATTGATCCGCGCGCACTCCTACTGGCGCATGAAGGGGCTGACGGTTGACTTGGTCATCCTGCATGAGGACGTTTCGGTTTACCGCCAATCCCTGGGCGACGAGATCACGAATCTGATTTCATCGGGAACCGAAGCGCAAATGCGTGAGAAACCCGGCGGGATCTTCGTGCGGAGCCTTGAACAGGTTGCCCATGATGACCTGATCCTGCTCCAGGCATCCGCCCGCATCGTCCTGGATGACGAGAAGGGATCGTTGGCGGACCAGGCCGAACACCGCAGCTTATTCGAGCCGGTGGTCCCGAAGCTCGAGATCACGCGGCAACACTCCGTCGTTCCGGCCATGCCGCTTCCCCCGCGTGAACTGATTTTCGAAAATGGCCATGGCGGGTTCACCGAGGACGGCCACGAATATGTCATCACCCTTCAGCCCGGACAAACGACACCCGCGCCATGGGTGAACGTGCTGGCCAATCCGGATTTCGGGACGGTGGTTTCGGAAGCTGGTTCCGCCTATACCTGGGTTGAGAATTCACATGAATTCCGTCTGACACCCTGGAGCAACGACCCGGTCCGGGATCCGACGGGTGAGGCTTTCTACATCCGCGACGAGGAGACCGGTCGCTATTGGTCGCCGACTCAGGCACCCGCGCGCGGCGAGACCCCCTACGTCATACGCCATGGCTTCGGCTATACGGTGTTCGAGCACTCCGAAAACGGCATTGTCTCCGAGCTGTGGGTTTATGTGGCGATGGACGCCTCGGTGAAATTCACCGTATTGAAATTGAAAAATGTCTCGGGTCGTCCGCGCCGAATTTCCGTCACCGGCTACTGGGAATGGGTGTTGGGCGAATTGAGGCCGAAGAGCCTGCTTCATGTGCGGACCGAAGTGGATTTCAAGACCGGTGCGTTGCTCGCGAGAAACTTCGACAACACCGAGTTTCCGGGACGGATCGTCTTCCTGGATGTGAGCGATGCCACGCGCTCGGTCACCGGCGACCGCAAGGAATTCATTGGGCGCAACGGAAGCCTTTCGCATCCGGCGGCTCTGAAACGGGCGCGACTTTCCGGCAGGGTCGGTGCGGGGCTGGATCCATGCGGCGCCGTTCAGGTCACCTTCGATCTGCCGGACGGAGGGGAACGAGAAACCACGTTTCGTCTCGGTGTCGGCCGGAACAAGGCGGAAGTGGGCGAAATGATCCGACGCTTCCGCAGCGCGGACGCGGGCCGGAAGGCGCTTGAAGGCGTCTGGTCATTCTGGAACCGGACGCTGGGCGCGGTGAATGTGGATACGCCGGATCCGGCAGTGAATGTCATGGCAAACGGCTGGCTGCTCTATCAGACATTGGGCTGCAGGCTTTGGGGAAGAACCGGATTCTATCAATCCGGGGGAGCCTACGGATTCCGCGACCAGTTGCAGGACGTGATGGCGCTGGTGCATGCCCAACCGGCGCTCACCCGCGAGCATCTGCTTCGCGCCGCCGCCCGGCAGTTCCGGGAAGGTGACGTGCAGCATTGGTGGCATCCCCCGGCGGGTCGCGGGGTGAGGACGCACTTTTCCGATGATCTTCTGTGGTTGCCTTATGTGACCTGCCACTACGTTTCCACCGTCGCGGACAGCGGCGTGCTCGACGAGATCATTCCGTTCCTTGAAGCCCGCCCGGTCAAACCCGACGAGGAGGCCTACTACGATCTTCCCAATCGCGCCGAAGAGACGGGCACTCTCTATCAGCATTGTGTGCGGGCCATTGAGAAAAGCTTTCCCCTTGGCTCGCACGGCCTGCCATTGATCGGCTGCGGGGACTGGAATGATGGAATGAACCGCGTCGGCGAGGAGGGACGCGGCGAAAGCGTGTGGCTGGCGTTCTTCCTCTATGATGTGCTCACCCGCTTCGCCCCGCTAGCGCACAGCCGGAACGATCACGCATTTGCCGAACGCTGCCTCGCCCACGCACAACTCTTGCAGCTCAATATCGAGGAAAACGCATGGGACGGCGACTGGTATCGCCGTGCCTATTTCGACAACGGGGAACCCCTCGGATCGCGGTTCAATCTGGAATGCCAGATCGATTCCCTGCCGCAAAGCTGGTCGGTGATCAGTGGAGCCGGTGATCCGTCACGCTCACGCCTGGCGATGGATTCCGTGGACCGGCGCTTGGTCCGCCGCGATGACGGACTGATCCAACTGTTCGATCCACCCTTCGACAAATCCCCCCTCAATCCGGGCTACATAAAAGCCTACATTCCCGGCGTGCGCGAGAACGGCGGGCAATACACCCACGGAGCGATCTGGGCCGCCATGGCCTTCGCAAAGATGGGTGACGGCGAACGCGCATGGGAACTCTTCTCCCTCCTCAATCCCGTCCATCACGGCGGGACACCGGAGGAAATCGCCACTTACAAAGTCGAACCCTACGTCGTCGCGGCGGACGTCTACGCGGTCGCGCCGCACACCGGGCGCGGCGGTTGGACCTGGTACACGGGCTCGGCCGCTTGGATGTACCGATTGCTCGTGGATACCTTGCTGGGCATGAAACTGGAGGGCGATCACCTGCGCCTGACGCCCCATCTCCCGAAAGCGTGGGATTCCTTCAAGGTCCACTACCGCTACCGCCAAACCGTCTATCACATCACGATCCGCCGCGTTTCGGGAACTTCGCCAGCAACGGGTTCCCTGACCCTCGACGGGAAAGAAATCCCAGGAAAATCCCTGCCCCTCTGCGACGATCAACGCGAGCATTTCGCCGAGTTTCGGGTGCCGGGTAGGGCTTAG
- a CDS encoding DUF302 domain-containing protein has protein sequence MLIEFSTGKTVKEAADSLQAAVEANHFGVMHIHNLKETMVKKGVDFTRECLIFEVCQPQHAKKVLDENMSLSTALPCRISVYEEDGKTIFASLKPTTLFTLFNIPQLEGVAREVEDTIVKIMNEAAG, from the coding sequence ATGCTCATCGAATTTTCGACCGGAAAAACCGTGAAGGAGGCTGCAGACTCGCTGCAGGCAGCAGTCGAAGCGAACCACTTCGGTGTCATGCACATACATAACCTGAAGGAAACCATGGTGAAGAAGGGCGTCGATTTCACACGGGAATGCCTGATCTTCGAGGTCTGCCAGCCACAGCATGCCAAGAAGGTGCTCGATGAAAACATGAGCCTCTCCACCGCCCTGCCGTGCCGGATTTCGGTCTACGAAGAGGATGGGAAAACGATCTTCGCATCCTTGAAGCCGACCACGCTGTTTACGCTTTTCAATATCCCGCAACTGGAAGGTGTCGCCCGTGAGGTGGAGGACACGATCGTCAAGATCATGAATGAGGCTGCGGGGTAG
- a CDS encoding entericidin A/B family lipoprotein translates to MKPKTRQITILIISAALLSLFSSSCGTVHGFGHDVEHVGDAIEGSTR, encoded by the coding sequence ATGAAGCCTAAAACCAGACAGATCACCATCCTCATTATTTCAGCCGCACTTTTGTCGCTCTTCTCTTCAAGCTGCGGCACCGTCCACGGCTTCGGGCACGATGTCGAACACGTGGGCGACGCGATAGAGGGCTCAACCCGCTAA
- a CDS encoding lmo0937 family membrane protein, producing MLMTIAIILIILWAMGLITSFSLGGFIHILLVIAVIMILIRIIQGRRIL from the coding sequence ATGTTAATGACCATCGCAATCATCCTCATCATCCTTTGGGCGATGGGGCTCATCACCAGCTTCTCGCTCGGTGGCTTCATCCACATCTTGCTGGTGATCGCGGTCATCATGATCCTCATCCGGATTATCCAAGGACGCCGCATCCTCTGA
- a CDS encoding DUF3185 domain-containing protein, which translates to MNAKAIAAIILIVAGIIVLAYSSISFTTPGESIDFLGLHVETRDSHFIPPVIGAIALAAGIVLLVLKPRSA; encoded by the coding sequence ATGAATGCCAAAGCCATAGCCGCCATCATCCTGATCGTCGCGGGTATCATCGTGCTCGCCTATTCGAGCATCAGCTTCACCACACCGGGTGAGAGCATCGATTTCCTCGGATTGCATGTAGAAACACGCGACTCGCATTTCATCCCACCCGTGATCGGTGCAATCGCCCTCGCCGCTGGGATCGTCCTGCTGGTGCTCAAACCCAGATCGGCCTGA
- a CDS encoding response regulator transcription factor — MKPITVLLAEDHTMVREGLRIMLNPETDIEVIGEAPNGRRAVAMALELRPDVVVMDIAMPGLNGLEATRQLLKELPKTKVIILTAHCDDAYVQSATDSGAVGFLLKQDTAHDVSIAIREAYRGRTFYSASVSRRMGRLNTKSRDRAGKIQTKPSVLTSREMEVLQLIAEGKANKETASDLGISIKTVEKHRGHLMEKLDIHDTAGLTRHAIATGIIESSVQVTII; from the coding sequence ATGAAACCAATCACAGTCTTACTGGCGGAAGACCACACGATGGTCCGCGAAGGGCTTCGCATCATGCTGAATCCGGAGACGGATATCGAGGTCATAGGCGAGGCTCCGAACGGGAGGCGGGCGGTCGCCATGGCCTTGGAGCTCCGTCCCGATGTGGTGGTGATGGACATAGCCATGCCAGGTTTGAACGGCCTGGAGGCAACCCGCCAACTGCTCAAGGAGCTGCCGAAAACCAAGGTCATCATTCTCACCGCACACTGCGACGACGCCTATGTGCAGAGCGCGACCGATTCCGGTGCCGTCGGTTTCCTGCTCAAACAGGACACCGCCCATGATGTCTCCATTGCAATCCGCGAGGCATACAGAGGCCGGACATTCTACAGCGCGTCGGTTTCCAGGCGCATGGGTCGCCTCAACACCAAGTCCCGCGACCGGGCGGGAAAGATCCAGACAAAGCCCTCCGTGCTGACTTCCCGGGAGATGGAAGTGCTGCAACTCATCGCCGAAGGCAAAGCCAACAAGGAGACGGCCTCCGATCTGGGCATCAGCATCAAGACCGTGGAGAAGCATCGCGGACATCTGATGGAGAAACTCGACATCCACGATACCGCCGGCCTCACCCGGCACGCCATCGCCACCGGCATCATCGAGAGCAGCGTGCAGGTCACTATCATTTAG
- a CDS encoding fasciclin domain-containing protein has protein sequence MKTTKLTRTVFLISMAAAYPAAHAEDAVTEKPKMEEKATVEAGSLTAVISDSLTFSTLTKCLKAAELDITLGTKGDYTIFAPTDEAFGKLPAETLTKLMLPENKEKLRMLLLYHVVAGRMLAADLQDGDVKTMNGEKLKIDADKKEIEINGEKVFSADVTANNGVMHSLGKVLVPDSLEGFVGLDN, from the coding sequence ATGAAAACAACAAAACTGACCCGCACCGTATTCCTGATTTCCATGGCCGCAGCGTATCCCGCCGCACATGCCGAGGACGCAGTCACCGAAAAGCCGAAGATGGAGGAAAAGGCAACCGTGGAAGCCGGATCGCTCACTGCGGTGATTTCCGACAGCCTGACATTCTCCACTCTCACGAAATGCCTCAAGGCAGCGGAGCTCGACATCACGCTCGGCACCAAGGGTGACTACACGATCTTCGCCCCAACCGACGAAGCATTCGGCAAGCTGCCTGCGGAAACACTCACCAAGCTCATGCTTCCCGAGAACAAGGAGAAACTCCGCATGCTGCTGCTCTATCATGTTGTCGCAGGCAGGATGCTCGCCGCCGACCTGCAGGACGGCGATGTCAAGACGATGAATGGCGAGAAACTGAAGATCGATGCCGATAAAAAGGAGATCGAGATCAACGGAGAGAAAGTCTTCAGCGCCGATGTTACTGCAAACAACGGGGTCATGCACTCCCTTGGCAAGGTGCTTGTCCCTGATTCGCTTGAAGGATTCGTGGGTCTCGACAACTAA